In one window of Camelus dromedarius isolate mCamDro1 chromosome 7, mCamDro1.pat, whole genome shotgun sequence DNA:
- the ZNF398 gene encoding zinc finger protein 398 isoform X1, with protein sequence MAEAAPAPTSEWDSECLTSLQALPLPTPPGANEAHLQTAAISLWTVVAAVQAIERKVEVHSRRLLHLEGRTGTAEKKLASCEKTVADLGNQLEGKWAVLGTLLQEYGLLQRRLENLENLLRNRNFWILRLPPSIKGDIPKVPVTFDDISIYFSTPEWEKLEEWQKELYKNIMKGNYESLISMDYAMNQPDVLSQIQPEGDHNTGDQTGPEESEIPTDPSEEPSISTSDILSWIKQEEETQVGAPQEPKESDMCKGTYPDEELVIKAEGLARASLCPEVPVPFTSAPAAAAKEAFPDVAFKSQQSAPMTPFGRPATDLAEASEGQVTFTQLGSYPLPPPAGEQVFPCHRCGKSLSQDLLLTHQCGPAAEHPGPCAQCPKHFPQQADGGGGPQPPASEAPPTCPHCARTFTHPSRLTYHLRVHNSAERPFPCPDCPKRFADQARLTSHRRAHASERPFRCAQCGRSFSLKISLLLHQRGHAQERPFSCPQCGIDFNGHSALIRHQMIHTGERPYPCTDCSKSFMRKEHLLNHRRLHTGERPFSCAHCGKSFIRKHHLMKHQRIHTGERPYPCAYCGRSFRYKQTLKDHLRAGHSGGCGGDSDPSGQPPDPPGPLLTGLETSGLGVNTEGLEANQWYGEGSGGGVL encoded by the exons ATGGCCGAGGCGGCCCCGGCTCCG ACTTCCGAATGGGACTCCGAATGCCTTACATCCCTGCAGGCacttcctctccccacacccccaggagCAAACGAAGCACATCTGCAGACTGCAGCCATCTCCCTGTGGACAGTGGTGGCGGCCGTGCAGGCCATAGAGAGAAAGGTGGAGGTCCACAGCCGGCGACTCCTGCACCTGGAGGGACGGACAGGGACGGCAGAGAAGAAGCTAGCCAGTTGTGAAAAGACGGTGGCTGATCTTGGGAACCAGCTGGAGGGCAAGTGGGCCGTGCTGGGCACCCTGCTGCAGGAGTACGGGCTGCTGCAGAGGCGGCTGGAGAACTTGGAGAACCTGCTGCGGAACAGGAACTTCTGGATCCTGCGGCTGCCCCCCAGTATTAAAGGAGATATCCCAAAG GTGCCTGTGACGTTTGATGATATCTCCATCTACTTTTCCACTCCAGAGTGGGAAAAATTAGAAGAATGGCAAAAGGAACTTTACAAGAATATCATGAAGGGCAACTACGAGTCTCTCATCTCCATGG ATTATGCCATGAATCAGCCTGATGTCTTATCTCAGATTCAGCCGGAAGGAGACCACAATACAGGCGACCAGACAGGGCCAGAGGAAAGTGAGATTCCCACAGACCCCAGTGAAG AGCCCAGCATTTCGACATCGGATATTTTGTCTTGGATTAAACAAGAGGAAGAGACCCAGGTTGGCGCCCCACAGGAGCCCAAGGAGAGTGACATGTGCAAAGGCACCTATCCCG ACGAAGAGCTTGTCATTAAAGCTGAAGGCCTCGCCAGAGCCTCCCTGTGCCCCGAGGTTCCAGTCCCCTTCACTTCTGCACCAGCAGCGGCGGCTAAGGAGGCTTTTCCAGATGTGGCTTTCAAAAGCCAGCAGTCCGCACCCATGACACCATTTGGACGTCCGGCCACTGACCTGGCCGAAGCCTCCGAGGGACAAGTGACTTTCACTCAGCTGGGTAGCTACCCCCTCCCACCTCCGGCTGGGGAGCAGGTGTTCCCGTGCCACCGCTGCGGCAAGAGCCTCAGCCAAGACCTGCTCTTGACCCACCAGTGCGGCCCCGCGGCCGAGCACCCCGGCCCTTGCGCCCAGTGTCCCAAGCACTTTCCCCAGCAGGCCGACGGCGGGGGCGGCCCCCAGCCCCCCGCCAGCGAGGCGCCCCCCACCTGCCCTCACTGCGCCAGGACCTTCACTCACCCGTCGAGACTCACCTACCACCTTCGGGTCCACAACAGCGCCGAGCGTCCCTTCCCCTGCCCCGATTGCCCCAAGCGCTTCGCCGACCAGGCCCGCCTCACCAGCCACCGGCGGGCCCACGCCAGCGAGAGGCCCTTCCGCTGCGCGCAGTGCGGCCGGAGCTTCAGCCTGAAGATCAGCCTGCTGCTCCACCAGCGGGGCCACGCGCAGGAGCGGCCCTTCTCCTGCCCACAGTGCGGCATTGACTTCAACGGCCACTCGGCCCTGATCCGCCACCAGATGATCCACACGGGCGAGCGGCCCTACCCCTGCACGGACTGCAGCAAGAGCTTTATGCGCAAGGAGCACCTGCTCAACCACCGGCGGCTGCACACGGGCGAGCGGCCCTTCAGCTGCGCGCACTGCGGCAAGAGCTTCATCCGCAAGCACCACCTCATGAAGCACCAGCGCATCCACACGGGCGAGCGGCCCTACCCCTGCGCCTACTGTGGCCGCAGCTTCCGCTACAAACAGACGCTCAAGGACCACCTGCGTGCGGGCCacagtgggggctgtgggggtgaTAGTGACCCCTCTGGACAGCCGCCTGAccccccaggccccctcctcacTGGGCTCGAAACCTCTGGCCTCGGGGTTAACACTGAAGGCCTGGAGGCCAATCAGTGGTACGGGGAAGGGAGTGGAGGCGGGGTTTTGTaa
- the ZNF398 gene encoding zinc finger protein 398 isoform X2, with protein MAEAAPAPTSEWDSECLTSLQALPLPTPPGANEAHLQTAAISLWTVVAAVQAIERKVEVHSRRLLHLEGRTGTAEKKLASCEKTVADLGNQLEGKWAVLGTLLQEYGLLQRRLENLENLLRNRNFWILRLPPSIKGDIPKVPVTFDDISIYFSTPEWEKLEEWQKELYKNIMKGNYESLISMDYAMNQPDVLSQIQPEGDHNTGDQTGPEESEIPTDPSEDEELVIKAEGLARASLCPEVPVPFTSAPAAAAKEAFPDVAFKSQQSAPMTPFGRPATDLAEASEGQVTFTQLGSYPLPPPAGEQVFPCHRCGKSLSQDLLLTHQCGPAAEHPGPCAQCPKHFPQQADGGGGPQPPASEAPPTCPHCARTFTHPSRLTYHLRVHNSAERPFPCPDCPKRFADQARLTSHRRAHASERPFRCAQCGRSFSLKISLLLHQRGHAQERPFSCPQCGIDFNGHSALIRHQMIHTGERPYPCTDCSKSFMRKEHLLNHRRLHTGERPFSCAHCGKSFIRKHHLMKHQRIHTGERPYPCAYCGRSFRYKQTLKDHLRAGHSGGCGGDSDPSGQPPDPPGPLLTGLETSGLGVNTEGLEANQWYGEGSGGGVL; from the exons ATGGCCGAGGCGGCCCCGGCTCCG ACTTCCGAATGGGACTCCGAATGCCTTACATCCCTGCAGGCacttcctctccccacacccccaggagCAAACGAAGCACATCTGCAGACTGCAGCCATCTCCCTGTGGACAGTGGTGGCGGCCGTGCAGGCCATAGAGAGAAAGGTGGAGGTCCACAGCCGGCGACTCCTGCACCTGGAGGGACGGACAGGGACGGCAGAGAAGAAGCTAGCCAGTTGTGAAAAGACGGTGGCTGATCTTGGGAACCAGCTGGAGGGCAAGTGGGCCGTGCTGGGCACCCTGCTGCAGGAGTACGGGCTGCTGCAGAGGCGGCTGGAGAACTTGGAGAACCTGCTGCGGAACAGGAACTTCTGGATCCTGCGGCTGCCCCCCAGTATTAAAGGAGATATCCCAAAG GTGCCTGTGACGTTTGATGATATCTCCATCTACTTTTCCACTCCAGAGTGGGAAAAATTAGAAGAATGGCAAAAGGAACTTTACAAGAATATCATGAAGGGCAACTACGAGTCTCTCATCTCCATGG ATTATGCCATGAATCAGCCTGATGTCTTATCTCAGATTCAGCCGGAAGGAGACCACAATACAGGCGACCAGACAGGGCCAGAGGAAAGTGAGATTCCCACAGACCCCAGTGAAG ACGAAGAGCTTGTCATTAAAGCTGAAGGCCTCGCCAGAGCCTCCCTGTGCCCCGAGGTTCCAGTCCCCTTCACTTCTGCACCAGCAGCGGCGGCTAAGGAGGCTTTTCCAGATGTGGCTTTCAAAAGCCAGCAGTCCGCACCCATGACACCATTTGGACGTCCGGCCACTGACCTGGCCGAAGCCTCCGAGGGACAAGTGACTTTCACTCAGCTGGGTAGCTACCCCCTCCCACCTCCGGCTGGGGAGCAGGTGTTCCCGTGCCACCGCTGCGGCAAGAGCCTCAGCCAAGACCTGCTCTTGACCCACCAGTGCGGCCCCGCGGCCGAGCACCCCGGCCCTTGCGCCCAGTGTCCCAAGCACTTTCCCCAGCAGGCCGACGGCGGGGGCGGCCCCCAGCCCCCCGCCAGCGAGGCGCCCCCCACCTGCCCTCACTGCGCCAGGACCTTCACTCACCCGTCGAGACTCACCTACCACCTTCGGGTCCACAACAGCGCCGAGCGTCCCTTCCCCTGCCCCGATTGCCCCAAGCGCTTCGCCGACCAGGCCCGCCTCACCAGCCACCGGCGGGCCCACGCCAGCGAGAGGCCCTTCCGCTGCGCGCAGTGCGGCCGGAGCTTCAGCCTGAAGATCAGCCTGCTGCTCCACCAGCGGGGCCACGCGCAGGAGCGGCCCTTCTCCTGCCCACAGTGCGGCATTGACTTCAACGGCCACTCGGCCCTGATCCGCCACCAGATGATCCACACGGGCGAGCGGCCCTACCCCTGCACGGACTGCAGCAAGAGCTTTATGCGCAAGGAGCACCTGCTCAACCACCGGCGGCTGCACACGGGCGAGCGGCCCTTCAGCTGCGCGCACTGCGGCAAGAGCTTCATCCGCAAGCACCACCTCATGAAGCACCAGCGCATCCACACGGGCGAGCGGCCCTACCCCTGCGCCTACTGTGGCCGCAGCTTCCGCTACAAACAGACGCTCAAGGACCACCTGCGTGCGGGCCacagtgggggctgtgggggtgaTAGTGACCCCTCTGGACAGCCGCCTGAccccccaggccccctcctcacTGGGCTCGAAACCTCTGGCCTCGGGGTTAACACTGAAGGCCTGGAGGCCAATCAGTGGTACGGGGAAGGGAGTGGAGGCGGGGTTTTGTaa